The sequence below is a genomic window from SAR324 cluster bacterium.
CATCGTATACGGATAACAGCAACGGGACGATTACCGACAACGTGACGGGGTTGATGTGGCAAAAAGAAAATGGTAGCCAAACAAACTGGTCAGCGGCGGGAAGCTATTGTGAGGGCTTGACTCTGGGCGGTTATGCGGACTGGCGTTTGCCCACAAAAAAAGAACTGATGAGTATCAGCCATTATGGGACATACAATCCAGCGATAAATACGACGTATTTCCCCAATACAAACTCGTCGAGTTATCGGTCGTCATCGACGGTCGCCGGTGACACGTCCGTCGCATGGGGCGTGGACTTCGGCTACGGCGGCGTCAGCACCTACTATAAGACGGCCAGCTACGATGTGCGCTGTGTACGAGGCGGACAATCGGGAATTTGGTCATTGGATTATTTGGCCAACGCGGGGACGGTACTGGACAAATCAAGGGGATTGCTGTGGCAGCAAACGGATGATGGCAACCGACGGACCTGGGAGGGAGCGTTGAGTTATTGTGAAGGGTTGGATTTGGGCGGTTACAATGACTGGCGTCTGCCGAATATTAAGGAACTGGAATCCATTACAGATGATACACGGCTTAGTCCTGCAATCAATGTGACATATTTTCCCACCACGAAATCGTCGAATTATTGGTCGTCGTCGACCTACGCCTATAACACGTCCAACGCATGGTACGTGAACTTTAACGGCGGCTACGTCTTCAACTTCAGTAAGCCGGACAGCTACTATGTACGCTGTGTACGAGGTGGACAATAGGCGCTTTGGTGCTTGTGTTATTTTTGCGGGCAAAAGCTTGTGCGGGGGGAACGGAGAGCGGTGAATTGAGGTCGTTTCCGTTTTGTCAAACGGTCTTGCCCAAAATCATGTTTCTTGTCAGAATGGCATAAAACTTCACAACCATTCATGGAGAATCTTATGTTGAAAACTCAAATTTATCTCACGGAAAGAGAATATTCCGCGTTAGACAGTTTATCCATCCGTTTAGGCCTGAAGCGTTCCCAGATCATTCGTCAAGCTATTGATCATTTTATTCAATCACAAAGCCGGGATTGGAAAATGGTCTTTCAGCCAATGGAAGGCATGTGGAAAGAGAGGACCGATCTACCGGATTTTGAAGCTCTTAGAAAAGAAGCCGACCGGGACGTTTTATGAAACGATTTTGCTCGATGCAATGCGGTGGAATCGCCACCAGAGGCGGCCTGAGAACGGTTCGGAACCAGAAAAAATGTCAGTTACATTTTGAACAGTTCTGCATGAGAACCTGACCGACGTAAAATGATGGTATCTTCATGCAGTTCATAAATTAACAACCAATCGGGTTCAATATGGCATTCTCTGGCACCTTGATAATTTCCGGAAAGTTTATGGTCACGGAAATGGATACTCAATGAATTTCCATGACATAACGTATTGATGACCGTTTTCAGTTTTTCAGGATCTTTCCCTTGTTTCTGTAATCGTTTGACATCTTTTTTGAATTGGTTGGTTGTCTGAATGGTTGTCATCAAATCCCCAAATCCTGATAGAGGTCATCAGGATTTTTATATTCAGACAACTCTTTTTCTTCCATCGCTTTCATGGTGGTTTCGTTCATTACTTTTTCCGGAATTCTTACCGAAAAAGGCAGACCCTGCTGAAACGTGATTTGTTTATAAAAAATATTGATGGCCTGTGATGCCGTCAATCCTAACGACTCCAGAATGCTTTCCGCGTCATGTTTCAGGGTGGAATCAATTCTGACAGAAATTGTGGTTGATTTGGCCATAAGTGCCTTATAAAAGGATTCCTGCTGTAAATAATTTGGTGATGAAATCTGTGGCTTGCCACGATGTCATCCCCGTGAAAACGGGGATCCAGGAGTGCGCCGATGGATTCCGTGTCAAGCACGGAATGACACCGTGCGAGGGCATGAATCGGTTGCCGTCACCAGAAAATTTACAACAACAAAAGATTCAGATTTGTATTAAAATTGTCACACATTGAAATTACATTGAGCGTTCATTCAATACCAGTTTTTATTTTCAGATTAAAGATCGTGTATCTGATAACAAGGTCACATGCTTCGATGGTTCATAATTTTATTGTTTCTGGGAACAGTTGAGAGTTCTTTTGCTGTGGAGAATGAACTCAAAATTGGAATGCCAGCGCCGGAATTGATCGGTCGGGAAGCCGCCGGACCCCGATTGCTCAAGTTGAGCGCACTGATGAAGG
It includes:
- a CDS encoding ribbon-helix-helix protein, CopG family — encoded protein: MLKTQIYLTEREYSALDSLSIRLGLKRSQIIRQAIDHFIQSQSRDWKMVFQPMEGMWKERTDLPDFEALRKEADRDVL
- a CDS encoding type II toxin-antitoxin system YafQ family toxin, with protein sequence MMTTIQTTNQFKKDVKRLQKQGKDPEKLKTVINTLCHGNSLSIHFRDHKLSGNYQGARECHIEPDWLLIYELHEDTIILRRSGSHAELFKM
- a CDS encoding type II toxin-antitoxin system RelB/DinJ family antitoxin; this encodes MAKSTTISVRIDSTLKHDAESILESLGLTASQAINIFYKQITFQQGLPFSVRIPEKVMNETTMKAMEEKELSEYKNPDDLYQDLGI